One Pieris napi chromosome 13, ilPieNapi1.2, whole genome shotgun sequence genomic window carries:
- the LOC125055265 gene encoding kinesin-like protein KIF23, protein MKSAKSRTRLNDMRTPSRSKQNLYQGDRDPVHVYCRLRPMQNDNDNSCINILSPTTILMVPPPTALAYRNENSKTMKYTFKEVFPPNSNQQEIFDKVAYPLVDGLIKGKNGLLFTYGVTGSGKTFTMTGDTQNCGILPRCLNVIFKTINDLQAHKYIFKPDRMNMFDVQTEAEAMLERQKELHKFRSGRKNNSNPDLVMSNTDISKVDGVIEDNQYAVFVTYIEIYNNSVFDLLEEGPPSKSLSTKMIREDASHKMYVHNVTEVEIKSAEEAFETFYLGLKRKRMAHTNLNAESSRSHSVFTIRLVQAPVDEVGEAVIQKKEFITISQLSLVDLAGSERTNRTQNTGDRLREASNINKSLMTLRTCLEVLRENQLNSAKNKVPYRESRITHLFKNFFEGEGQVRMVVCANPRAEDYDETLQVMRFAEMAAEVEVAKPQITDIAASIGLMSGRRKANRLFNMARDKLEKPEAKDLELDLGLVYSLGPDFPSLELNSSQAAHITKELMAHLEMRINRRETLRRTLALKDEKFRSALLELQKEVLELRSENASLNAQLSTEKRRNHAFEERLTRSENEVINYQKKLTEMTEYSSSLKREMQEKDLLLNQNKLDKAKQKKLLERKYQHKMAAEHEKAKEIISEKERLENANEEKENRLRIIENALKGEKRLDTGAQTSVRDFTPGSTPRALPAHLLSPFIAQSKDSQTSRSRRGVAIANPRHRRSLSADGKGWVEHAPNKLVPMGTVMKPSIGNSKLVNKLTNVKDIANTKTSKYCLISQEQDTDGELETKLYKGDIVPTCGGGAQVIFNDVEMLKQFSPTNEREPSSNRTSGCARHSGKRRDTGCSPPPTPSTVKKQRDISIAAY, encoded by the exons atgaaGTCCGCTAAGTCAAGAACGCGACTAAATGATATGCGAACGCCAAGTAgaagtaaacaaaatttataccAGGGAGATCGAGACCCGGTACATGTTTATTGCCGCTTACGCCCGATGCAGAATGATAATGATAATTCCTGTATCAATATACTTTCCCCAACAACTATCCTTATGGTGCCACCCCCTACAGCGTTAGCCTACCGAAATGAAAATAGTAAAACGATGAAATACACTTTTAAAGAAGTATTCCCGCCCAATTCTAATCAACAAGAAATCTTCGATAAAGTAGCATACCCTTTAGTGGATGGCCTTATCAAAGGTAAGAATGgacttttatttacttacgGAGTCACTGGGAGCGGTAAAACTTTCACCATGACGGGTGATACTCAAAACTGTGGGATACTTCCGAGATGtttgaatgttatttttaaaacaataaatgatTTGCAAGCACATAAATATATCTTCAAGCCAGATAGAATGAATATGTTTGATGTTCAGACAGAAGCTGAAGCTATGCTGGAACGGCAGAAAGAATTACACAAGTTTCGCAGTGgtcgaaaaaataattctaatcCAGATTTAGTTATGTCTAATACAGATATAAGTAAGGTAGATGGTGTTATTGAAGACAATCAGTATGCTGTTTTCGTCACTTACATTGAGATATACAACAACAGTGTTTTTGATTTACTCGAAGAGGGCCCACCTAGCAAAAGTCTGTCTACAAAAATGATTAGAGAAGATGCATctcataaaatgtatgttcATAATGTAACAGAAGTAGAGATTAAGTCGGCAGAAGAAGCAtttgaaactttttatttaggcttaaaaagaaaacgtaTGGCTCACACCAATCTAAATGCCGAATCTAGTCGTAGCCATTCAGTTTTTACTATACGCCTGGTGCAGGCACCAGTTGATGAGGTTGGAGAAGCTgtgatacaaaaaaaagaatttattacaattagtCAACTGAGTCTTGTTGATCTTGCTGGCAGTGAACGGACAAACAGAACACAAAACACTGGAGACAGGCTGCGAGAGGCCAGTAACATTAATAAATCTCTTATGACTCTAAGAACATGCTTAGAAGTGTTAAGAGAAAATCAACTTAATTCTGCAAAAAATAAGGTACCTTACCGTGAGTCAAGGATTACTCACTTATTTAAGAACTTCTTTGAGGGAGAAGGTCAGGTTAGAATGGTAGTATGTGCAAATCCTAGGGCGGAAGATTATGATGAAACACTTCAAGTAATGCGATTTGCTGAAATGGCTGCAGAAGTAGAAGTAGCAAAGCCTCAAATAACAGATATAGCAGCTTCTATTGGTTTGATGTCTGGTCGGAGAAAAGCTAATAGATTATTTAACATGGCTCGtgataaattagaaaaaccTGAAGCTAAAGATCTGGAGTTGGACTTAGGTCTTGTTTATAGTCTTGGCCCAGACTTCCCTAGTCTTGAGTTGAATAGCTCCCAGGCAGCTCATATTACTAAAGAATTAATGGCGCACTTGGAAATGCGTATTAATCGTCGAGAAACTCTACGAAGAACTTTAGCTCTCAAAGACGAAAAATTCCGTTCAGCCCTACTTGAACTTCAAAAAGAGGTCCTAGAACTGAGAAGTGAAAACGCATCTTTAAATGCTCAGTTATCTACAGAGAAACGTCGCAATCATGCTTTTGAAGAACGCCTTACAAGGTCAGAAAATGAGGtcataaattatcaaaaaaaactaacagaAATGACTGAGTACTCTTCATCCTTAAAACGTGAGATGCAAGAAAAGGATCTTttattaaaccaaaataaGCTAGACAAGGCAAAGCAAAAGAAGCTATTGGAACGAAAATATCAGCACAAAATGGCTGCAGAACATGAAAAAGCTAAGGAAATTATATCAGAAAAAGAACGGTTGGAAAATGCCAATGAAGAAAAGGAAAATAGGCTTCGAATAATTGAAAATGCTTTAAAAGGTGAAAAGCGTTTAGATACTGGGGCACAAACTAGTGTGAGGGACTTTACTCCTGGTTCTACACCTCGGGCCCTTCCCGCCCATTTACTCTCACCATTCATTGCACAATCAAAAGATTCTCAAACATCACGCTCCAGACGTGGTGTGGCCATCGCGAATCCGCGCCACCGCAGGTCTTTATCAGCAGATGGCAAAGGATGGGTAGAACATGCCCCAAACAAACTTGTTCCCATGGGCACAGTAATGAAACCAAGCATTGGGAACAGTAAGCTTGTAAATAAACTAACTAATGTTAAAGACATTGCTAACACAAAGACATCTAAATATTGCTTGATATCTCAAGAGCAAGATACAGACGGTGAATTAgaaacaaaattgtataaaggaGATATTGTACCAACATGTGGTGGCGGGGCGCAGGTGATATTTAATGATGTTGAGATGCTTAAGCAGTTTTCACCAACTAACGAAAGAGAGCCATCTTCAAACAGAACTTCTGGATGTGCAAGACATTCAGGTAAAAGAAGAGACACTGGTTGTTCACCACCACCAACACCATCAACAGTGAAGAAACAGAGG GACATAAGTATTGCTGCCTATTAA
- the LOC125055266 gene encoding serine/threonine-protein kinase BRSK2 isoform X2, which yields MEGGTTATEAYQYVGPFRLEKTLGKGQTGLVKLGVHCVTGKKVAIKIINREKLSESVLMKVEREIAIMKLIEHPHVLGLSDVYENKKYLYLVLEHVSGGELFDYLVKKGRLTPKEARRFFRQIISALDFCHSHSICHRDLKPENLLLDERNNIKIADFGMASLQPAGSLLETSCGSPHYACPEVIRGEKYDGRRADVWSCGVILYALLVGALPFDDDNLRQLLEKVKRGVFHVPHFVPPDCQQLLRGMIEVNPEKRMTLAEITRHPWVTAGGRGELEQELPMMEVVQTRVLPSADAIDPDVLQAICSLGCFKHREKLIQDLLSAHHNTEKVIYFLLLERKRRRPARDDEPRPPALAAPTDPPRKRLDTCRVNGQSAHFGQISEGSPITPRRSQFRSSSRRGEGRSSPQLSASPPAGHTPHRVSSLGGTPATPGSPLASPSVREHHHQRANSTGPTISLNISGEPGEAVIIINESPMVGSSVAVRPHSPSHSHRVRERSSLPGPTTQSPAQTLFPNLGTIAVPGGASSSGAAAPWRARLATIKNSFLGSPRFHRRKMQTSSEEVHLTPESSPELTKRSWFGSLLLSADKEETFTALVKGKPLATVKADLIHAFLSIAELSHSVLSPMSFRVEYKRGSNAPAMFQRHVRFQVDISTITKAPGENGKEYLYAITFTLLSGNIRRFRRVCEVVQAAVCRAPGASRAPALHPPSPRASRRNIQPLNANEIPDSPETPQNQEDSDCSVFDSHTPGSQTSIERFDQNGTHTLGSNSSVASGSSGYKGVRCRRAVEPASASLDHEIMSCGRDLPGTHTKRSSSECRESTSSPRRGLESRDSSIKDELRRNNSLRERRDVTPTSLA from the exons ATGGAAGGGGGCACCACGGCCACGGAGGCCTATCAGTATGTGGGGCCTTTTCGCCTCGAAAAGACCCTGGGCAAGGGGCAAACTG GCCTCGTTAAGCTGGGTGTACATTGTGTAACTGGTAAAAAGGTGGCAATCAAAATTATCAACAGAGAAAAACTTAGCGAATCTGTGCTTATGaag GTGGAACGCGAAATAGccataatgaaattaattgaGCATCCACACGTATTGGGGTTATCTGATGTTTAcgaaaataagaaatatct gtATTTAGTTCTAGAACATGTTAGTGGGGGTGAACTGTTTGATTATTTAGTGAAGAAGGGCAGGCTAACCCCAAAAGAAGCGCGAAGATTTTTCCGACAAATAATATCTGCTTTGGATTTCTGTCACAGCCATTCTATATG ccACCGAGATTTGAAACCAGAAAATCTGCTGTTGGACGAGCggaataacattaaaattgctGACTTCGGGATGGCGTCGCTTCAGCCTGCTGGTTCTCTATTGGAGACGTCATGTGGAAGCCCGCATTATGCTTGCCCTGAAGTTATAAGG GGAGAAAAATATGACGGCAGACGGGCTGATGTTTGGTCTTGCGGTGTTATATTATATGCGCTACTTGTTGGGGCATTACCGTTTGACGACGATAACTTGAGACAACTTCTTGAAAAA gTGAAGCGTGGAGTGTTTCATGTGCCACATTTTGTGCCTCCTGATTGCCAGCAGTTATTACGAGGAATGATTGAAGTCAATCCTGAAAAAAGAATGACA tTAGCAGAAATAACAAGACATCCATGGGTGACAGCTGGAGGCCGTGGAGAGTTAGAACAAGAGTTGCCGATGATGGAGGTGGTTCAGACAAGAGTCTTACCATCAGCCGATGCAATAGATCCTGATGTACTACAGGCTATATGTAGTCTGGGGTGCTTTAAGCATAGGGAAAAGCTGATACAGGATTTATTAAGTGCACA CCACAATACAGAGAAAGTGATATACTTCCTTCTGCTGGAGCGTAAAAGGCGTCGGCCTGCTAGAGACGATGAGCCCAGGCCACCTGCTTTAGCTGCGCCCACTGATCCTCCACGGAAACGACTTGATACCTGTCGG gtGAATGGCCAATCAGCACATTTTGGTCAAATAAGTGAAGGGTCACCTATTACCCCAAGGCGATCTCAATTCAG GTCTTCCAGTAGACGCGGTGAAGGCAGAAGTTCTCCCCAGCTCTCAGCGAGTCCTCCTG ctgGTCACACTCCGCACCGGGTCTCTTCCCTGGGAGGAACCCCGGCTACTCCTGGTTCACCTTTAG CATCACCATCAGTTCGTGAACATCATCATCAAAGAGCGAACTCTACTGGACCTACCATTAGCTTAAATATTA GTGGTGAACCAGGCGAAGCggtgataataataaacgaaTCCCCAATGGTCGGGTCCTCAGTGGCCGTTCGACCTCATAGTCCTTCGCATTCGCATAGAG TACGTGAGAGGTCTTCCCTCCCCGGGCCTACGACGCAGTCGCCTGCGCAAACGCTATTCCCAAATTTAGGCACTATAGCAG TTCCAGGTGGGGCATCTTCATCGGGCGCGGCGGCTCCTTGGCGAGCGAGATTAGCCACAATCAAGAACTCCTTCCTTGGATCACCTCGGTTTCATAGGAGGAAAATGCAGA CGTCTTCAGAAGAAGTCCACCTCACACCGGAGAGCTCCCCGGAGCTGACCAAGCGTTCCTGGTTCGGATCTCTTCTCCTATCGGCGGATAAAGAAGAGACGTTCACTGCTCTGGTTAAAGGGAAACCGCTCGCTACCGTCAAGGCTGatctaatacacgcttttttGAGT ataGCGGAATTATCACATAGTGTGCTAAGTCCGATGTCATTCCGCGTGGAATACAAACGGGGTTCCAACGCACCCGCCATGTTCCAGAGACATGTGAGATTCCAG GTGGATATATCAACAATAACCAAAGCGCCGGGTGAGAACGGGAAAGAATATTTATATGCCATCACTTTTACACTACTCTCTG GTAACATCCGCCGCTTCCGGCGAGTGTGCGAAGTGGTCCAGGCGGCGGTGTGCCGGGCCCCCGGGGCCTCCAGGGCTCCGGCCCTTCATCCGCCCTCGCCTAGGGCTTCGAGGCGGAATATTCAGCCGCTCA ATGCGAACGAAATCCCGGATAGTCCAGAGACTCCGCAAAATCAAGAAGACAGCGATTGTTCGGTGTTCGACTCTCACACGCCCGGCAGTCAGACTTCCATTGAGAGGTTCGACCAG aatGGCACTCATACGTTAGGTTCAAACTCGTCTGTCGCGAGTGGATCCAGTGGATATAAG GGCGTGCGTTGTCGGCGTGCTGTAGAGCCGGCGTCAGCTTCGCTTGACCACGAGATTATGAGTTGCGGAAGAGACTTGCCCG GTACACATACAAAGAGGTCATCATCCGAGTGTAGGGAGTCCACTTCGTCTCCTCGCCGGGGACTCGAATCCCGGGACTCGTCTATAAAAGACGAGCTACGCCGCAACAATTCACTACGCGAACGTCGCGACGTCACACCCACGTCACTGGCGTGA
- the LOC125055266 gene encoding serine/threonine-protein kinase BRSK2 isoform X1 encodes MEGGTTATEAYQYVGPFRLEKTLGKGQTGLVKLGVHCVTGKKVAIKIINREKLSESVLMKVEREIAIMKLIEHPHVLGLSDVYENKKYLYLVLEHVSGGELFDYLVKKGRLTPKEARRFFRQIISALDFCHSHSICHRDLKPENLLLDERNNIKIADFGMASLQPAGSLLETSCGSPHYACPEVIRGEKYDGRRADVWSCGVILYALLVGALPFDDDNLRQLLEKVKRGVFHVPHFVPPDCQQLLRGMIEVNPEKRMTLAEITRHPWVTAGGRGELEQELPMMEVVQTRVLPSADAIDPDVLQAICSLGCFKHREKLIQDLLSAHHNTEKVIYFLLLERKRRRPARDDEPRPPALAAPTDPPRKRLDTCRVNGQSAHFGQISEGSPITPRRSQFRSSSRRGEGRSSPQLSASPPAGHTPHRVSSLGGTPATPGSPLASPSVREHHHQRANSTGPTISLNISGEPGEAVIIINESPMVGSSVAVRPHSPSHSHRVRERSSLPGPTTQSPAQTLFPNLGTIAVPGGASSSGAAAPWRARLATIKNSFLGSPRFHRRKMQTSSEEVHLTPESSPELTKRSWFGSLLLSADKEETFTALVKGKPLATVKADLIHAFLSIAELSHSVLSPMSFRVEYKRGSNAPAMFQRHVRFQVDISTITKAPGENGKEYLYAITFTLLSGNIRRFRRVCEVVQAAVCRAPGASRAPALHPPSPRASRRNIQPLNANEIPDSPETPQNQEDSDCSVFDSHTPGSQTSIERFDQNGTHTLGSNSSVASGSSGYKQGVRCRRAVEPASASLDHEIMSCGRDLPGTHTKRSSSECRESTSSPRRGLESRDSSIKDELRRNNSLRERRDVTPTSLA; translated from the exons ATGGAAGGGGGCACCACGGCCACGGAGGCCTATCAGTATGTGGGGCCTTTTCGCCTCGAAAAGACCCTGGGCAAGGGGCAAACTG GCCTCGTTAAGCTGGGTGTACATTGTGTAACTGGTAAAAAGGTGGCAATCAAAATTATCAACAGAGAAAAACTTAGCGAATCTGTGCTTATGaag GTGGAACGCGAAATAGccataatgaaattaattgaGCATCCACACGTATTGGGGTTATCTGATGTTTAcgaaaataagaaatatct gtATTTAGTTCTAGAACATGTTAGTGGGGGTGAACTGTTTGATTATTTAGTGAAGAAGGGCAGGCTAACCCCAAAAGAAGCGCGAAGATTTTTCCGACAAATAATATCTGCTTTGGATTTCTGTCACAGCCATTCTATATG ccACCGAGATTTGAAACCAGAAAATCTGCTGTTGGACGAGCggaataacattaaaattgctGACTTCGGGATGGCGTCGCTTCAGCCTGCTGGTTCTCTATTGGAGACGTCATGTGGAAGCCCGCATTATGCTTGCCCTGAAGTTATAAGG GGAGAAAAATATGACGGCAGACGGGCTGATGTTTGGTCTTGCGGTGTTATATTATATGCGCTACTTGTTGGGGCATTACCGTTTGACGACGATAACTTGAGACAACTTCTTGAAAAA gTGAAGCGTGGAGTGTTTCATGTGCCACATTTTGTGCCTCCTGATTGCCAGCAGTTATTACGAGGAATGATTGAAGTCAATCCTGAAAAAAGAATGACA tTAGCAGAAATAACAAGACATCCATGGGTGACAGCTGGAGGCCGTGGAGAGTTAGAACAAGAGTTGCCGATGATGGAGGTGGTTCAGACAAGAGTCTTACCATCAGCCGATGCAATAGATCCTGATGTACTACAGGCTATATGTAGTCTGGGGTGCTTTAAGCATAGGGAAAAGCTGATACAGGATTTATTAAGTGCACA CCACAATACAGAGAAAGTGATATACTTCCTTCTGCTGGAGCGTAAAAGGCGTCGGCCTGCTAGAGACGATGAGCCCAGGCCACCTGCTTTAGCTGCGCCCACTGATCCTCCACGGAAACGACTTGATACCTGTCGG gtGAATGGCCAATCAGCACATTTTGGTCAAATAAGTGAAGGGTCACCTATTACCCCAAGGCGATCTCAATTCAG GTCTTCCAGTAGACGCGGTGAAGGCAGAAGTTCTCCCCAGCTCTCAGCGAGTCCTCCTG ctgGTCACACTCCGCACCGGGTCTCTTCCCTGGGAGGAACCCCGGCTACTCCTGGTTCACCTTTAG CATCACCATCAGTTCGTGAACATCATCATCAAAGAGCGAACTCTACTGGACCTACCATTAGCTTAAATATTA GTGGTGAACCAGGCGAAGCggtgataataataaacgaaTCCCCAATGGTCGGGTCCTCAGTGGCCGTTCGACCTCATAGTCCTTCGCATTCGCATAGAG TACGTGAGAGGTCTTCCCTCCCCGGGCCTACGACGCAGTCGCCTGCGCAAACGCTATTCCCAAATTTAGGCACTATAGCAG TTCCAGGTGGGGCATCTTCATCGGGCGCGGCGGCTCCTTGGCGAGCGAGATTAGCCACAATCAAGAACTCCTTCCTTGGATCACCTCGGTTTCATAGGAGGAAAATGCAGA CGTCTTCAGAAGAAGTCCACCTCACACCGGAGAGCTCCCCGGAGCTGACCAAGCGTTCCTGGTTCGGATCTCTTCTCCTATCGGCGGATAAAGAAGAGACGTTCACTGCTCTGGTTAAAGGGAAACCGCTCGCTACCGTCAAGGCTGatctaatacacgcttttttGAGT ataGCGGAATTATCACATAGTGTGCTAAGTCCGATGTCATTCCGCGTGGAATACAAACGGGGTTCCAACGCACCCGCCATGTTCCAGAGACATGTGAGATTCCAG GTGGATATATCAACAATAACCAAAGCGCCGGGTGAGAACGGGAAAGAATATTTATATGCCATCACTTTTACACTACTCTCTG GTAACATCCGCCGCTTCCGGCGAGTGTGCGAAGTGGTCCAGGCGGCGGTGTGCCGGGCCCCCGGGGCCTCCAGGGCTCCGGCCCTTCATCCGCCCTCGCCTAGGGCTTCGAGGCGGAATATTCAGCCGCTCA ATGCGAACGAAATCCCGGATAGTCCAGAGACTCCGCAAAATCAAGAAGACAGCGATTGTTCGGTGTTCGACTCTCACACGCCCGGCAGTCAGACTTCCATTGAGAGGTTCGACCAG aatGGCACTCATACGTTAGGTTCAAACTCGTCTGTCGCGAGTGGATCCAGTGGATATAAG CAGGGCGTGCGTTGTCGGCGTGCTGTAGAGCCGGCGTCAGCTTCGCTTGACCACGAGATTATGAGTTGCGGAAGAGACTTGCCCG GTACACATACAAAGAGGTCATCATCCGAGTGTAGGGAGTCCACTTCGTCTCCTCGCCGGGGACTCGAATCCCGGGACTCGTCTATAAAAGACGAGCTACGCCGCAACAATTCACTACGCGAACGTCGCGACGTCACACCCACGTCACTGGCGTGA